In Megalobrama amblycephala isolate DHTTF-2021 linkage group LG10, ASM1881202v1, whole genome shotgun sequence, one DNA window encodes the following:
- the mtres1 gene encoding LOW QUALITY PROTEIN: mitochondrial transcription rescue factor 1 (The sequence of the model RefSeq protein was modified relative to this genomic sequence to represent the inferred CDS: deleted 2 bases in 1 codon) produces the protein MQSLSVQALALRQLGRLNSLQLLSPCHGSGLSMWCPRTLHARQLWGSATPQTHRTAMWQRSWDARQSWLLHQTRLKSTRKKGKQKVMQQEEEEEEEEGQEAAEASDYEDELQDDPGLPKDYKDHEKTVQSLRFDLVLKAGLDIARHGVEDAFYSLKLRLNGQKLSKKSKMVKVGDTLDLILNEDKDMDTVLLKRVILKKVVGETKDAEKQRVILRSWKHLQLPRKDVYKQ, from the exons ATGCAGAGTCTGTCGGTGCAGGCACTGGCTCTGCGGCAGCTGGGCAGACTGAACTCCCTGCAGCTGCTCTCACCGTGCCATGGCTCCGGCCTCAGCATGTGGTGCCCACGAACGTTACATGCTCGTCAGCTGTGGGGTTCAGCCACTCCACAGACGCACCGGACAGCTATGTGGCAAAGATCGTGGGATGCTCGGCAAAGCTGGTTGCTCCATCAAACACGGCTCAAGAGCACAAGAAAGAAAGGGAAGCAGAAAGTAATGCagcaggaggaagaggaggaggaggaggag ggacagGAGGCTGCAGAGGCTAGTGATTATGAGGACGAGCTTCAAGATGACCCAGGCCTGCCAAAAGACTACAAAGACCATGAGAAAACTGTCCAGTCTCTACGTTTCGATCTGGTTTTGAAGGCTGGATTGGACATTGCACGACA TGGTGTGGAGGATGCTTTTTATAGCCTCAAATTGAGACTGAATGGTCAGAAGCTCTCAAAAAAGAGCAAAATG GTTAAAGTGGGGGATACACTGGATCTGATACTAAATGAGGACAAGGACATGGACACAGTCTTGCTGAAAAGAGTGATCTTAAAAAAGGTGGTTGGAGAGACAAAAGATGCAGAAAAGCAGAGAGTCATTCTAAGAAGCTGGAAACACCTACAACTTCCCAGAAAGGATGTGTACAAGCAGTGA
- the bend3 gene encoding BEN domain-containing protein 3 isoform X2 has protein sequence MPPNLLHTAARRRKEVKVEKDAEDIIENSEGKMESFFKRITKRSAAHAGPEVEQLTSGKRVKVTTQVGEHLDGSSDDGSRSCSHSHRLSPQEQISISSYRKPLYSITHRISERKAASNLDQHGAHNGVRASHNGVHFQKLGNSRKHHMFKASPSVGVTGSPAALDSHLYPLIEKMFFLLNTLNSSMTQLHSKVDLLSLEVTRIKKQMKPSEMVMEFQPPPEYQLTSDELTQLMEQTSTAGELGCRLLVQLFPELFTAKECTHGCSTCSLTTKRTLDSLHLQLIRNYVEVCYPLVKNENVWQTECLLQINDFLNRFWAQKDMESGQMCDKQAQMIVGFDMEPNHAFHFISEDAQDESLSLNSGDNNDVHPNNVSSDILFDPHEAAGDDSEDLTSPEELVVFLLNRLFPEVFEEGKLPEGHNSIGQLIIDSDRLEIIRKYMEANFPDIPEETWLQLCVQRMEEALENTSVNGSGRDNREMYDTTRLPDNISIVKISDLCDYEKPNRRSKKSWLEPVDFDKLQIPPPDFDVPQEFLLTKEQLKSNYECSLSIGNFASRLLVLMFPELFTYENARKYYNCSGSLGKKQLDPIRINLIRHYVQLLYPQAKNDRVWTLEFVGKLDERCRRRDTDQRRTYQQQRKACSPDQEPDPKDSLLTAGQINVLTSDRVKEDSEVLSSPLEKSSKDFCKIPLEDLSVSTPDFPVPSDYLLTDAEVREIVQQSLSVGNFAARLLVRLFPELFTQENLRLQYNHSGACNKKQLDPVRLRLIRHYVEAVYPVDKMEEVWHYECVPSIDERCRRPNRKKCDILKKAKRSNNTVTYS, from the exons ATGCCTCCTAACCTACTGCACACAGCTGCCcggcgtcgcaaag AAGTTAAAGTCGAGAAAGATGCAGAAGACATTATTGAAAACTCAGAGGGAAAGATGGAGAGCTTCTTTAAGCGCATTACAAAACGTTCAGCAGCACATGCAGGCCCTGAGGTGGAACAGCTCACTAGCGGGAAGAGGGTCAAGGTGACAACACAG GTAGGAGAACATCTTGATGGCAGTTCAGATGATGGAAGCAGGTCATGCTCTCACAGTCACAGATTATCTCCTCAGGAGCAGATTTCCATCTCTTCATACAGGAAACCACTCTACAGCATCACACATCGTATTTCTGAACGTAAAGCTGCATCCAATCTGGACCAGCACGGAGCCCACAATGGAGTCAGAGCGAGCCATAATGGTGTCCACTTCCAAAAACTGGGCAATTCTAGAAAGCATCACATGTTTAAGGCCTCCCCTAGTGTGGGGGTCACGGGGTCTCCTGCTGCCTTGGATTCTCACCTCTACCCGCTCATCGAGAAGATGTTCTTCCTCCTCAACACACTGAACTCCAGTATGACCCAGCTGCACAGTAAGGTGGACTTGCTCTCGCTGGAAGTGACTCGCATTAAAAAGCAGATGAAGCCCTCTGAGATGGTCATGGAATTTCAACCTCCTCCTGAATACCAGTTGACTAGTGATGAGCTCACCCAGCTGATGGAGCAAACGTCCACTGCGGGCGAGCTTGGGTGCAGACTCCTTGTTCAACTGTTCCCAGAACTTTTCACAGCAAAGGAATGCACGCACGGCTGCAGCACATGCAGCCTTACGACTAAACGGACATTAGATTCATTGCACCTTCAGTTAATACGTAACTATGTGGAAGTCTGCTACCCCCTggtgaaaaatgaaaatgtctggCAGACGGAGTGCTTGCTACAGATCAATGATTTCTTGAATCGTTTCTGGGCTCAGAAGGACATGGAGAGTGGTCAGATGTGTGACAAACAGGCTCAGATGATTGTCGGGTTTGACATGGAACCGAATCACGCTTTCCATTTCATCAGTGAAGATGCCCAGGATGAGAGTCTTTCCCTCAACTCTGGAGATAACAATGATGTTCATCCCAATAACGTCAGCTCAGATATATTGTTCGACCCCCATGAGGCTGCTGGTGACGACTCTGAAGACTTAACTTCCCCTGAGGAGCTTGTCGTGTTTTTGTTGAACAGACTCTTCCCAGAGGTGTTTGAGGAGGGCAAGTTGCCAGAGGGCCACAACAGCATTGGACAGTTGATCATTGATTCGGACAGACTGgaaattataagaaaatacatGGAGGCCAATTTCCCTGATATCCCAGAGGAAACCTGGCTGCAGTTGTGTGTACAACGAATGGAGGAAGCACTGGAGAACACTTCAGTAAATGGCAGTGGCCGTGACAACCGAGAGATGTATGATACCACCCGTCTCCCTGATAACATCTCCATTGTTAAGATCAGTGACCTGTGTGATTATGAGAAACCAAATCGCAGGTCTAAAAAATCATGGCTTGAGCCTGTAGATTTCGATAAACTACAGATCCCTCCTCCAGACTTTGATGTTCCACAGGAGTTTTTACTTACTAAGGAACAGCTAAAAAGCAACTACGAATGCAGTTTATCAATTGGGAACTTTGCATCTCGTCTCCTGGTTCTCATGTTCCCTGAGCTCTTCACTTACGAGAATGCACGAAAATACTACAACTGCAGCGGATCTCTAGGAAAGAAACAGCTGGATCCTATACGAATCAATCTCATCCGACATTACGTCCAGCTACTCTACCCGCAAGCTAAGAACGACCGCGTTTGGACTCTTGAGTTTGTCGGCAAACTTGATGAGCGTTGCAGGCGACGGGATACTGACCAACGACGTACATACCAGCAACAACGGAAGGCCTGTTCGCCTGACCAAGAGCCTGACCCTAAAGACTCTCTGCTAACTGCTGGCCAAATCAACGTTCTCACTTCAGATCGTGTGAAAGAGGACTCTGAAGTCCTGTCTTCACCCCTGGAGAAAAGCAGCAAAGACTTCTGCAAGATTCCTCTTGAGGACCTTTCGGTGTCCACCCCAGACTTCCCAGTGCCTTCTGACTACCTGCTCACAGATGCTGAAGTGAGGGAGATTGTCCAACAGAGTCTGTCTGTGGGAAATTTTGCTGCCCGCCTTCTTGTCCGTCTCTTTCCGGAGCTTTTTACGCAGGAAAATTTACGGCTGCAGTACAACCACTCTGGGGCCTGCAACAAGAAACAGCTAGACCCTGTGCGCCTCAGACTTATTCGTCATTACGTGGAGGCCGTCTACCCTGTTGACAAAATGGAGGAGGTGTGGCACTATGAATGTGTGCCAAGCATTGACGAGCGCTGCAGGCGCCCCAATCGCAAGAAATGTGACATTCTAAAGAAGGCAAAGAGATCAAACAACACTGTGACTTATTCATAA
- the bend3 gene encoding BEN domain-containing protein 3 isoform X1 has translation MSSSVCMVNAEGQVPDKKVKVEKDAEDIIENSEGKMESFFKRITKRSAAHAGPEVEQLTSGKRVKVTTQVGEHLDGSSDDGSRSCSHSHRLSPQEQISISSYRKPLYSITHRISERKAASNLDQHGAHNGVRASHNGVHFQKLGNSRKHHMFKASPSVGVTGSPAALDSHLYPLIEKMFFLLNTLNSSMTQLHSKVDLLSLEVTRIKKQMKPSEMVMEFQPPPEYQLTSDELTQLMEQTSTAGELGCRLLVQLFPELFTAKECTHGCSTCSLTTKRTLDSLHLQLIRNYVEVCYPLVKNENVWQTECLLQINDFLNRFWAQKDMESGQMCDKQAQMIVGFDMEPNHAFHFISEDAQDESLSLNSGDNNDVHPNNVSSDILFDPHEAAGDDSEDLTSPEELVVFLLNRLFPEVFEEGKLPEGHNSIGQLIIDSDRLEIIRKYMEANFPDIPEETWLQLCVQRMEEALENTSVNGSGRDNREMYDTTRLPDNISIVKISDLCDYEKPNRRSKKSWLEPVDFDKLQIPPPDFDVPQEFLLTKEQLKSNYECSLSIGNFASRLLVLMFPELFTYENARKYYNCSGSLGKKQLDPIRINLIRHYVQLLYPQAKNDRVWTLEFVGKLDERCRRRDTDQRRTYQQQRKACSPDQEPDPKDSLLTAGQINVLTSDRVKEDSEVLSSPLEKSSKDFCKIPLEDLSVSTPDFPVPSDYLLTDAEVREIVQQSLSVGNFAARLLVRLFPELFTQENLRLQYNHSGACNKKQLDPVRLRLIRHYVEAVYPVDKMEEVWHYECVPSIDERCRRPNRKKCDILKKAKRSNNTVTYS, from the exons ATGAGCTCTTCTGTGTGCATGGTTAATGCAGAAGGACAAGTGCCTGATAAAA AAGTTAAAGTCGAGAAAGATGCAGAAGACATTATTGAAAACTCAGAGGGAAAGATGGAGAGCTTCTTTAAGCGCATTACAAAACGTTCAGCAGCACATGCAGGCCCTGAGGTGGAACAGCTCACTAGCGGGAAGAGGGTCAAGGTGACAACACAG GTAGGAGAACATCTTGATGGCAGTTCAGATGATGGAAGCAGGTCATGCTCTCACAGTCACAGATTATCTCCTCAGGAGCAGATTTCCATCTCTTCATACAGGAAACCACTCTACAGCATCACACATCGTATTTCTGAACGTAAAGCTGCATCCAATCTGGACCAGCACGGAGCCCACAATGGAGTCAGAGCGAGCCATAATGGTGTCCACTTCCAAAAACTGGGCAATTCTAGAAAGCATCACATGTTTAAGGCCTCCCCTAGTGTGGGGGTCACGGGGTCTCCTGCTGCCTTGGATTCTCACCTCTACCCGCTCATCGAGAAGATGTTCTTCCTCCTCAACACACTGAACTCCAGTATGACCCAGCTGCACAGTAAGGTGGACTTGCTCTCGCTGGAAGTGACTCGCATTAAAAAGCAGATGAAGCCCTCTGAGATGGTCATGGAATTTCAACCTCCTCCTGAATACCAGTTGACTAGTGATGAGCTCACCCAGCTGATGGAGCAAACGTCCACTGCGGGCGAGCTTGGGTGCAGACTCCTTGTTCAACTGTTCCCAGAACTTTTCACAGCAAAGGAATGCACGCACGGCTGCAGCACATGCAGCCTTACGACTAAACGGACATTAGATTCATTGCACCTTCAGTTAATACGTAACTATGTGGAAGTCTGCTACCCCCTggtgaaaaatgaaaatgtctggCAGACGGAGTGCTTGCTACAGATCAATGATTTCTTGAATCGTTTCTGGGCTCAGAAGGACATGGAGAGTGGTCAGATGTGTGACAAACAGGCTCAGATGATTGTCGGGTTTGACATGGAACCGAATCACGCTTTCCATTTCATCAGTGAAGATGCCCAGGATGAGAGTCTTTCCCTCAACTCTGGAGATAACAATGATGTTCATCCCAATAACGTCAGCTCAGATATATTGTTCGACCCCCATGAGGCTGCTGGTGACGACTCTGAAGACTTAACTTCCCCTGAGGAGCTTGTCGTGTTTTTGTTGAACAGACTCTTCCCAGAGGTGTTTGAGGAGGGCAAGTTGCCAGAGGGCCACAACAGCATTGGACAGTTGATCATTGATTCGGACAGACTGgaaattataagaaaatacatGGAGGCCAATTTCCCTGATATCCCAGAGGAAACCTGGCTGCAGTTGTGTGTACAACGAATGGAGGAAGCACTGGAGAACACTTCAGTAAATGGCAGTGGCCGTGACAACCGAGAGATGTATGATACCACCCGTCTCCCTGATAACATCTCCATTGTTAAGATCAGTGACCTGTGTGATTATGAGAAACCAAATCGCAGGTCTAAAAAATCATGGCTTGAGCCTGTAGATTTCGATAAACTACAGATCCCTCCTCCAGACTTTGATGTTCCACAGGAGTTTTTACTTACTAAGGAACAGCTAAAAAGCAACTACGAATGCAGTTTATCAATTGGGAACTTTGCATCTCGTCTCCTGGTTCTCATGTTCCCTGAGCTCTTCACTTACGAGAATGCACGAAAATACTACAACTGCAGCGGATCTCTAGGAAAGAAACAGCTGGATCCTATACGAATCAATCTCATCCGACATTACGTCCAGCTACTCTACCCGCAAGCTAAGAACGACCGCGTTTGGACTCTTGAGTTTGTCGGCAAACTTGATGAGCGTTGCAGGCGACGGGATACTGACCAACGACGTACATACCAGCAACAACGGAAGGCCTGTTCGCCTGACCAAGAGCCTGACCCTAAAGACTCTCTGCTAACTGCTGGCCAAATCAACGTTCTCACTTCAGATCGTGTGAAAGAGGACTCTGAAGTCCTGTCTTCACCCCTGGAGAAAAGCAGCAAAGACTTCTGCAAGATTCCTCTTGAGGACCTTTCGGTGTCCACCCCAGACTTCCCAGTGCCTTCTGACTACCTGCTCACAGATGCTGAAGTGAGGGAGATTGTCCAACAGAGTCTGTCTGTGGGAAATTTTGCTGCCCGCCTTCTTGTCCGTCTCTTTCCGGAGCTTTTTACGCAGGAAAATTTACGGCTGCAGTACAACCACTCTGGGGCCTGCAACAAGAAACAGCTAGACCCTGTGCGCCTCAGACTTATTCGTCATTACGTGGAGGCCGTCTACCCTGTTGACAAAATGGAGGAGGTGTGGCACTATGAATGTGTGCCAAGCATTGACGAGCGCTGCAGGCGCCCCAATCGCAAGAAATGTGACATTCTAAAGAAGGCAAAGAGATCAAACAACACTGTGACTTATTCATAA